A window of the Xenopus laevis strain J_2021 chromosome 9_10L, Xenopus_laevis_v10.1, whole genome shotgun sequence genome harbors these coding sequences:
- the LOC121398239 gene encoding C3a anaphylatoxin chemotactic receptor-like gives MNKLTEGTTFPEGLMPQNPCIDSPNFPANLTEISDPIRYTSFVLSVLTCALGLVGNALVIWVTGFHMKKHVCKIWFLNLAVADIVFVFCLPLYCVALFTDKWLFGRYLCKIYNYVSTCNMYASIFIITTLTIGRVLATAKPIWHHKFSSRCVCYATCTVIWVITALSSLPIFFLSDEVIYQENVQCKLVYVKQRITTHRLGKRDVTAPSFLGAPLDTNPAPQSACEVDIVETYFLTNCVIIPFLVVGYFIPLFVILFSNVIIAQQVRKSESVNTSRLYRIIITVILVFFITWTPVVIAQIILLVSLHNHNLILMSQMHRFMPLMTSIAYTNSCINPFIYALVGTQLRAEITDFISSKRQLLSRSSTSGKSYAEP, from the exons ATGAACAAACTG ACAGAAGGGACAACATTTCCTGAAGGCTTGATGCCACAGAATCCTTGCATTGACAGCCcaaattttccagcaaatttAACTGAAATCTCAGATCCGATCCGTTACACCAGTTTTGTGTTATCTGTACTCACCTGTGCCCTGGGCTTAGTGGGCAATGCTCTTGTTATCTGGGTTACCGGATTCCACATGAAGAAACACGTTTGCAAGATTTGGTTCCTGAACTTGGCTGTGGCAGATATTGTCTTTGTCTTCTGTTTGCCTCTTTATTGTGTTGCCTTATTTACAGACAAGTGGCTATTCGGACGATacctatgtaaaatatataattatgtatctaCGTGTAATATGTATGCAAGTATTTTTATCATAACTACCCTAACCATCGGCAGGGTTTTGGCAACAGCTAAACCAATATGGCACCATAAGTTTAGCTCTCGCTGTGTTTGTTACGCAACCTGTACAGTGATTTGGGTAATTACAGCTCTGTCCAGCCTTCCCATATTCTTTTTAAGCGATGAAGTTATTTATCAGGAAAATGTGCAGTGCAAACTGGTTTATGTTAAACAGAGAATAACTACACACAGACTTGGCAAAAGAGACGTAACTGCACCATCCTTTCTTGGAGCACCTCTAGATACTAATCCTGCACCCCAATCAGCATGCGAAGTGGATATTGTAGAAACATACTTTTTAACAAACTGCGTTATAATTCCTTTTCTAGTGGTTGGTTACTTTATCCCATTGTTTGTCATACTATTTTCCAATGTAATTATTGCTCAGCAAGTGAGAAAGTCCGAGTCAGTGAATACTTCCAGACTGTACAGAATTATAATAACtgttattctggttttttttataacatggaCACCAGTGGTTATAGCACAGATTATTTTGCTGGTCTCTCTGCACAATCACAACCTTATACTCATGTCTCAGATGCACAGGTTTATGCCTCTAATGACCAGCATAGCTTATACTAACTCCTGTATAAACCCTTTCATATATGCACTGGTTGGTACTCAGCTTAGAGCAGAAATTACAGATTTCATAAGTAGCAAAAGACAGTTGCTTTCAAGAAGCTCGACCTCTGGAAAATCTTATGCGGAaccataa